The sequence gcaaaacaagttagtccaattatttgtgttgggcaattcaaccaccaaaatcaattaggaaaataggtgtaagcctaattccctttcaataacattacaccaaacatgagaacaaactgcgtaagaatattctacacgtcgctacgagataagaggtttgagaatcactaaattcataGCTTAAACTACAaatttatggattttcaaagttttatGCATTACTTTTACACTAAAATCAATTTTAGGTCGAATTTATATAAATCAGCAAACTAATTGGACCACCGGTTCTAATTGTGAAAAGCTAAGGGTCACTTTTGTAAGAATTTGGACCTAATCATATTGATCTTAATATGggagtggatggcgggttgatttagaCGTTCCACATGGGCTCTTAAAGAAAAACGCCAAGGTTGGTCGGCGCAACTTAATCAGATCCCTCCATTCTCGGATCTGTGGCTCATATCAAGCCATAAAGTGGTACGTGATGgtcttagggtctgtttggttcgctgcctaacttgccacactttgcctaactttcttgcctaaggttagttcttcaattcgaacgactaaccttaggcaaagtgtggcacagttagccacgaaccaaacaggcccttaatctCAGCTATTGGCTTGCAAACCAATGGCCACGTGCCCCCTGCTCACAATCCTTGGATAGTCGATCTACAGTCCAGATCGAATAACCGAACAATCTTCTCATCTGGACCGTCCGATAAGAAATCAACGGCCCAAACCAAAACTCCCACATCTGACGACCCCAGGAGGTGGCGCTCCATGGTCCGCGGTGATTCTTCACCAACGATAGGTGAAGATGAGCCCGCAAACGTTATTCTTTAATACGGGACATGCTACGGGAAGCGGGGATGAGTTACAACCTAGGTGTAGAAGGCCCTCACCTTGATTGGTGCACGCCAGAGCACCAACCACGTCAAGAGGAGGCTTCGCGGCAGTGTCCTGCCTCCGGGAAGGAATTCCCGAGCACCCGATGGTTTTCCGTGCCACTAACCACCATCCCTAACTTTGTGACGGTTCACGATGCTCCCTAGCCACCTCGCAGACCTCGAACAACGCTTTAGGCACAAGGCACAAGGCAACAGCGGTGGCCCTGCTCTCCCTCTCCTAGCGGCGATGGCGGCGCGGTTGTGAGGCTACCAAGAAGCCAACCCCGAGATTGACTGCTCGAGGGCACCGTGGTCGTGGTTATATACACCCCGAAGCTAAGGACCTTGGCGAGGAAGCAACGACTGCGAAGATTACGATTGGCGGTTGCACCAGTTGAGACCGGGCGTATCCGTGTTCGGTAACGTTTGAAGGAGATGACGCTCTATTGGATGGGTCCACATGTCAGGCCTAGATACGTAGCGCGCGCGTATCGGAGTCTGGCCCCACATGGTGGTCGGCCAAGCACGTGCACGTGGTGGTGAACGGGGCCGGCTAGGTTAAGGGAAATGGGCCACATGGTGCGATTTGGTTGGGTGTGAGGTAGGGGACGAAATAGGTGTTGGGCCACGATGAGACAAGGATCCGGCCCATGTACAGGTTTAGTCTTTTTTTACTATTTTCTGTTTTAGATAGGCTTTATAAATAACGAAATTATTATTAGAAGTCATTTTATTTCTACCCTTTTGAGTAATTCTCTAAATTACCAAAATGTGATTTTAGGTGTTACACCGTCCCCCTCGCCACACGAGCACCGCCAGCCCAAGCCTGCCTCCCGACGCTCTGGTGGATGTCAGCGTCAACGTTCGTCGCGATCCTGTCCTCCTCAGCCTGCACGTGCTTCATCGATCGGGACGGAAGGACGACGCAACAGATGGAGCCGATACCGAGCAGTAAGGTGTTATGGACTGTCGGCCCAATAGTCCATGGTCCAGCCCAACTATATGATGGTTTGTGCTACAAAGAAGCAAGGAAGGAGAGGAACGGGGCATCAAAGAATTATTACAGAAACATACACTATCTAGTCTCTACTTCTCGACGACTACTGTTCATCTTCTCCACCCCTCTCCTCTCATGTATCCAGATCTCTTTTCCTTCTAGATCACTATAGCTATTGCGCTTCTCCTTTCTGTTTTCCCTTACTCCTATTCCCCAATCTCTTCTCTGAATTTGTACCAGATTCTCTGAATTTGTGTTCTTCGTGCTGCCGAATTGAGTTGAGTGACCTAAGTTGCTAACAATTGTTATCAGATTCGTTCGATCCTTGGAGTTTTCTACCTCGATCTACTTTCCTCAACTTCACCGCATCGCCATGTCGCTCGACACGAAGCTCATCCTCAACGCCATTAGCGAGTTCTTCGACAAGTTCGACGCGCGGTGGGCCAAGCGGGACGCCGCGCGGGAGGCATCCAGGTGCGTCCCTGTTCCGACCCAGTCCACGGCTGCTGGAGCCGATGTGGTCGCCGACAACTGGGGCGACCTCTTTGACAGTGGCAACGACTCCACCGAGCAGCACTATGAGGAGCCTATCATCGCTAACAACTGGGGCGGATTCTTCGGTGGAGCGGACGCGGCTGTCGACGCTGAGTTCGCCGGCCACTAGGACAACCCTTCCTCCAACCCCGACGCGACTACATGTGTCACACCAGAAGTTGCGGTGGAATCGGTGCACCCGGCCGCACGCGGACGCTTCTTCAACGACGATTCGGGTGCACCGCTTGACTCGGACGATGACAACTCCGTCCACGGCGACCACGGATCCGTGATGTCCCATCTCCTGTTGCGCGAGACCGACATCGTGTTCCTTCCCCACTCGGATCAGCGGGATGGAGTCGAGGCGCGACTCATCCTGCGTGGGTGCACTCCTGCCTCCTTCACCGTCGCCTCCATCGGCCCCAACAACAAGACCTCGGGCGCCGTCCCCGCGGACGCGCTTGCCAAGGCCGCGCCCGCGCTCTTCGCTTCGAGGGCGCCTAGACCATCGCTCAAGTACCTGAAGCTGCTCCTCCCAGGGGAAATCGGCTCCGACCACATCGAACTACCGACCGCTGCCGCCGCGGGGCACATCATCGCTAAAGTCACCGGCAGCAACATGGTGTCCGTGGCAGAGGGccaactccgatgcgccctcgtcCTCACGCATAACTTCCTGTCAGGCCAGCACCAGGCTGTCAGCAAGGAGTGGGACGTGGTCATCGTCGCGCACCCAGTGTgcaacctggaggaaaagacggtGGACACCATCTGCACTGGACAGATCGAGCACCTGCTGCAGCAGTACCTCAAGCCTTCACCTTCCTTGATTGGTGCCAAGGTGGTGCTCGATGAAATGCAGCAAAGGTTTGTTGCAACAAAACTGGTAACATACATGGTTATAATTGTTGGGGATGCCAAGTTTTATCTTCACAAGTTGCCTCTTCAaccaaagagttcaccggagagcaCGATGTGCTAGTTCTCGTGTGACACCATGAGCAACAGCCTCAACCTACGAGGCGGATTCTGCGTCAGTCGCATCTACTAATTTGAGGAATTCGCCGTGCTTGGCCCTGCCATGGTGGGCAAGCTCGTGGATTTGTACCTGCCCAAGGTTCACAGCCGCCTGATAGACGAGGAGCAGACGAAGATCTGCAAGGGGCTGTCAAAGTGCTGCAAGCACCTGGTGCGGAATGGCGAGTGTGTATGCACAATCGGGTCTCTCTACCTGGCTTCCACCATGTTGTTAGCGATGACAGTAGAGGAAGACCTCAGGAAGCTGTGTGGTGATCAGCTTGTAGTCACTGGCATGGGCGCTGGGCACAGTCTTATTGGTCCAGATATTGGTGCTGGCATCGGTTTGGTTGGGCAAGGCAATTTTTCCATTTTTGCTTGGGATCCTGGTGATCACGGCTTGGTTACTTCTGGTCTAGGTGTGTCTAGTCAGTGTCCATTGTCATGGAAGTTTTTCTATATGGTGGCTGCAAATTTTGTGATATGGTGGGTCACTTGGCCATGGACGCCCCCATGGTTACTTCCAGCTTGGCACATTTTTCTATTCATGCATTTTGACATATCACATTCCTTGGTATACATCATTCTGAGGATTACACTCATTCTAATGAGTACTCAGGCTCGAGCATCACTTCATTCCCAGTGCCATATGTGTATGCTAGTAGATGTTGCACACGAGTTGTTTGAGAAATTATTCACGTCTCATGGTGCTACTATTGGCTGCCTTTTGAAGGAAATTGGTGAGCTTCTAGGAGAATATAAATTGTTGGTGTTCATGGTGCTAAGAGAGCTTTCCTGGGCGCTTTGCTGTAATTATGCATTCAAAATTTCTATCAGGGTGCCAATTTCTATTCCTTTGTTGAAATATTCTACAAGAAGTTGGCAGGATGCAAGTTTGTTTCAGTTTTTCAATTTGGCAACAACAACAAATGCACTTACAGGTGTTGGGGGAAAATTAGAAGTTACACATACTCTGGTTACTTGGTTGGACTGCAACCTGACCTCAATACAAGTACCGGTACTTCTGAGTGGCAATCTGATCTCAATCTTTGTCTTGGATAGAGTGCATCTGATGATCGTGTTCAAGGTATCACATTGCAATCATGAGCTTCGTTTGATGCTGACCTCTATTGGAATAACATACCTAGTCGGTTGTGATCAATATTTGACATGGACCATTGGCCTGCTAATTCCTTGGGATCCTGGCAGAGTGGCGCTAGACCTCCAGATGCTACATGCCTGGTGTTACAACCTGTCAACGGTGTGTCACCTTTCCTTCTGTCCAAGTGCAAGAGAAAGAAGGCTTTGTCCGTCGATGTTGCATTTGTGTTTGCATCACAAAGGATTCTCCACGTAGTTCATTCAGTTATGTGGATCATGCTCATCTGGTTGAGAAGCATCAGGTGCTTGCAATTTTCCTAGGATCCTGATGGAAGTAATGCTACACATCGGCTTGAGGGCAAGCCGAATTTCAAGAAAGGGGGAATGTTATGGACTGCCGGCCCAATAGTCCATGGTCCAGCCCAACTATATGATGGTTTGTGCTACAAAGAAGCAAGGAAGGAGAGGAACGAGGCATCAAAGAATTATTACAGAAACATACACTATCTAGTCTCTACTTCTCGACGACTACTGTTCATCTTCTCCACCCCTCTCCTCTCATGTATCCAGATCTCTTTTCCTTCTAGATCACTATGGCTCTGTTTGGCGCAGCTTATTTttagcttcttcacaaattta is a genomic window of Zea mays cultivar B73 chromosome 5, Zm-B73-REFERENCE-NAM-5.0, whole genome shotgun sequence containing:
- the LOC103626385 gene encoding uncharacterized protein is translated as MSHLLLRETDIVFLPHSDQRDGVEARLILRGCTPASFTVASIGPNNKTSGAVPADALAKAAPALFASRAPRPSLKYLKLLLPGEIGSDHIELPTAAAAGHIIAKVTGSNMVSVAEGQLRCALVLTHNFLSGQHQAVSKEWDVVIVAHPVCNLEEKTVDTICTGQIEHLLQQYLKPSPSLIGAKVVLDEMQQRFVATKLVTYMVIIVGDAKFYLHKLPLQPKSSPESTMC